A window of the Pararge aegeria chromosome 2, ilParAegt1.1, whole genome shotgun sequence genome harbors these coding sequences:
- the LOC120632125 gene encoding phospholipid scramblase 2-like, translated as MALTRSADRGVDNPAATEDDGSTATPALVINIQPQTRESSRAELPVSTTGWQSNTTRGQFIPIHGLDFLIGASSLQIQQTVELVELTARIESENRYIVRVPQGEALYIASEVSTSTQRCLCGMGRGFVMHLHDSTRQEALVLHRRLAAASCWFPCRLQEMKVITPPGDYIGRIQQQWTWVVPFYLVRDVSDNVLYVIEGPVGWRRRSLQLSEFKILTGDSLRQVGKIAHAWDRELVSFTTNINFPVHAVQPKHKALILAAAFLLEYTYFESSKFSCCRCCC; from the exons ATGGCTTTGACGAGGAGTGCTGATAGAGGGGTAGATAATCCTGCAGCGACTGAAG atGACGGTTCAACGGCAACACCCGCTTTGGTAATCAATATACAACCGCAAACACGAg aaaGTAGCCGAGCCGAGCTCCCGGTCTCCACAACAGGCTGGCAGTCCAATACAACGAGAGGGCAGTTCATTCCCATTCATGGCCTTGACTTCCTCATTGGTGCTTCAAGTTTACAAATCCAACAAACTGTAGAACTCGTTGAAC TAACTGCCAGGATAGAATCAGAAAACCGGTACATAGTGAGGGTGCCGCAAGGCGAAGCTCTGTACATTGCGAGCGAAGTGTCGACTTCGACACAGCGATGTCTGTGCGGTATGGGACGAGGCTTTGTGATGCATCTACATGACAGTACTAGGCAAGAAGCATTAGTGTTGCACAGGCGACTGGCTGCAGCGTCTTGCTGGTTCCCATGCAGATTACAG GAAATGAAGGTAATCACACCACCAGGAGACTACATCGGCAGGATACAGCAACAGTGGACGTGGGTGGTGCCATTCTACTTGGTGCGCGACGTAAGCGACAACGTGCTGTATGTCATCGAGGGACCTGTGGGCTGGAGACGTAGGTCACTGCAACTCTCGGAATTTAAG ATCTTGACAGGCGATTCTCTTCGTCAAGTTGGCAAAATTGCTCACGCCTGGGATCGCGAGCTAGTCAGCTTCACTACAAATATCAACTTTCCAGTTCATGCAGTCCAACCAAAACATAAGGCTTTAATTTTGGCGGCTGCGTTCTTgctg GAATACACTTATTTTGAAAGCTCTAAATTCAGTTGCTGTCGATGCTgctgttaa
- the LOC120633836 gene encoding stress response protein NST1, which yields MQILWILVFAACAVAGTSADRGGSLRGALEALQRRQRSRIQGQIPPPDYESLYEFVPPQAYPEPDYGEDVEDMDEEPTPKYIVKVLGNERPSEAYEYKIIKKNSAYNGPALKQESPFRERSQHSDNERLRDLFMDRNEGEENNNALENKEENDAEYAVLLGQLWSKYKNNKARTDNAENAPQGVVKLYKEKIVKKRYPNNWGPIAFKRKRSPDSDFERTILTDTEAIKKPLENLNPIDPNNSYELPEDDKDDMREEYAIAFQPLDDDGLSDLADEDQYGYESMEKRFPISKRSSGPYNFNSQKKRFAADQGKHDNSKSFRSSAGTDPKIINDLSKIFGDSDHQIIKTTVKRSSEYVESSHDTKPPTLIMESHNHTQDYNGTARIDHSLEEHGHNMHPPVLSSKEHEHSHDDNHSADHKVTHDHSHHDHVGESEKPLKITKKSIDWSDYFGIDKRLQKSVSFVNKLNEDRLKKQYFDTFNKEVIYPLNSFRQHNFAKRNYVQAKPTKETENQMNQIQTPAISDEKRSSSSDNESKLDSIDKKLRNMEGLIVDEALHYSNIGEELDSKEEQEMKEKLLSRLAAAYSLEKMRKALKDFKQSLQLQRNSAGMRSTPDQAEAKDKRVAIKKEKVILSNEIPTLANSNEKNEDFEDEQGAGHYLNGKIEEQLSEGYMGGSGRHRIPVMSTASSSGACPVLAKIVQRCRGVDLLAGDRGQLFLPLCSLHQICYLCGEAPPTTCDLVFLSEADSTCEGDMSCQRAARSALMALRELHDNLADELDGECEASPCLHATLKLNLGWQRALQR from the exons ATGCAGATTTTGTGGATCTTGGTGTTCGCCGCTTGCGCGGTGGCTGGCACCTCAGCAGACCGCGGCGGATCGTTGCGCGGAGCCCTCGAGGCTTTGCAGAGACGGCAGCGAAGCCGCATTCAAGGCCAAATACCACCACCGGACTACGAGTCGCTATATGAATTCGTTCCACCTCAAGCCTACCCTG AACCTGATTATGGAGAAGATGTAGAAGATATGGATGAGGAACCGACACCAAAATACATTGTCAAGGTTTTAGGAAACGAAAGACCTTCTGAAGCTTacgagtataaaataataaagaaaaactcaGCGTATAATGGGCCCGCTCTTAAACAAGAATCACCTTTTCGTGAGCGCAGCCAGCATTCAGATAATGAAAGGCTTCGTGATCTGTTCATGGATAGAAACGAAGGTGAAGAAAACAATAATGCTTTAGAAAACAAGGAAGAAAATGATGCTGAATACGCAGTACTGCTGGGCCAGCTTTGGTCAAAGTATAAGAATAACAAAGCTCGGACTGACAATGCTGAGAATGCACCTCAAGGGGTAGTGAAAttgtataaagaaaaaattgtcAAGAAGCGATATCCAAATAACTGGGGCCCAATAGCTTTTAAACGTAAACGTAGCCCTGACTCGGACTTCGAGAGAACAATTTTAACTGATACCGAAGCCATTAAGAAACCTTTAGAAAATCTGAACCCGATTGATCCAAACAATTCATACGAATTGCCTGAAGATGATAAGGATGATATGCGAGAAGAATATGCTATTGCATTTCAACCACTTGATGACGATGGCCTTTCTGATTTAGCAGATGAAGATCAATATGGATATGAGTCTATGGAAAAACGTTTTCCAATATCAAAACGAAGCAGTGGtccatataattttaatagccAAAAGAAAAGATTTGCAGCAGACCAGGGCAAACATGACAATTCTAAATCATTTAGGAGCAGTGCAGGTACGGATCCTAAAATCATAAATGATCTATCAAAAATATTTGGAGATTCAGACCACCAAATCATAAAAACAACTGTAAAGCGAAGTAGTGAATATGTCGAGAGCTCTCATGATACAAAACCTCCAACACTTATAATGGAAAGCCATAACCATACTCAAGATTATAATGGTACTGCCCGTATCGACCACAGTCTTGAAGAACATGGTCATAATATGCATCCACCTGTTCTATCTAGCAAGGAACATGAACATAGCCATGACGATAATCATTCTGCTGATCACAAAGTTACTCATGACCACTCGCACCATGACCATGTTGGAGAAAGTGAGAAGCCcttaaaaattacaaagaaaTCAATTGACTGGTCTGACTATTTTGGGATCGACAAAAGGCTACAAAAATCTGTTTCCTTTGTTAACAAGCTTAATGAAGATAGATTGAAGAAACAATACTTTGATACATTTAACAAGGAAGTCATATATCCCTTAAATTCGTTTAGGCAACACAACTTTGCTAAAAGAAATTACGTGCAAGCTAAGCCTACTAAGGAAACTGAAAATCAAATGAATCAAATACAAACTCCTGCGATTAGTGACGAAAAGAGAAGTTCTAGTTCCGATAATGAATCAAAGCTGGATAGTATTGACAAGAAACTACGAAATATGGAAGGATTGATTGTTGATGAAGCATTGCATTATTCAAATATTGGGGAAGAACTCGATTCAAAGGAAGAACAGGAAATGAAAGAAAAGTTACTTTCTCGATTAGCTGCAGCTTATAGTTTGGAAAAAATGCGAAAAGCcctaaaagattttaaacaaagTCTGCAATTGCAAAGGAATTCAGCAGGTATGCGTTCCACTCCTGACCAAGCTGAAGCAAAAGATAAAAGAGTTgctattaaaaaagaaaaagttattttgagTAACGAAATACCAACGCTCGCTAACAGTAATGAGAAAAATGAAGATTTTGAAGATGAACAAGGAGCCGGACATTATTTGAATGGAAAAATCGAAGAACAGCTGTCGGAAGGATATATGGGTGGCAGTGGAAGACACCGTATTCCGGTTATGTCAACTG CGAGTTCATCTGGAGCATGCCCAGTTCTAGCAAAGATTGTGCAAAGATGCCGTGGTGTTGATCTATTGGCTGGAGATCGCGGACAACTATTTCTTCCTTTGTGCAGCCTGCATCAGATTTGTTATCTTTGC GGAGAGGCTCCTCCAACAACTTGTGACTTGGTATTTCTCTCCGAAGCAGATTCTACATGCGAGGGTGATATGAGTTGTCAGCGAGCTGCTCGTTCCGCTCTCATGGCTCTGAGGGAACTACATGATAATTTGGCTGATGAACTAGATGGTGAATGCGAAGCTAGCCCATGCTTGCATGCTACATTGAAGCTTAATCTGGGGTGGCAAAGAGCATTGCAGCGATAA